One genomic segment of Mycolicibacterium psychrotolerans includes these proteins:
- the rpmF gene encoding 50S ribosomal protein L32 — translation MAVPKRRMSRANTRSRRAQWKATRTELVGVTVAGQQHKVPRRLLKAARLGLIDLDRR, via the coding sequence ATGGCTGTGCCGAAGCGCAGGATGTCGCGCGCGAACACCCGTAGCCGGCGCGCGCAGTGGAAGGCCACCCGCACCGAACTCGTCGGCGTCACCGTCGCAGGTCAGCAGCACAAGGTGCCGCGGCGTCTGCTCAAGGCGGCCCGGCTCGGCCTGATCGACCTCGACCGCCGCTAA
- a CDS encoding response regulator transcription factor yields the protein MRILVVDDDRAVRESLRRSLSFNGYSVELAQDGREALDRIASDRPDAVVLDVMMPRLDGLEVCRQLRSTGDDLPILVLTARDSVSERVAGLDAGADDYLPKPFALEELLARMRALLRRTGPEDASESAAMTFADLSLDPVTREVTRGERSISLTRTEFALLEMLIANPRRVLTRSRILEEVWGFDFPTSGNALEVYVGYLRRKTEAEGEPRLIHTVRGVGYVLRETPP from the coding sequence GTGCGGATACTTGTCGTCGACGACGATCGCGCGGTGCGCGAATCCCTGCGCCGCTCCCTCTCCTTCAACGGATACTCGGTCGAACTGGCGCAGGACGGCCGTGAGGCGCTCGATCGGATCGCCAGCGACCGCCCCGATGCGGTGGTCCTCGATGTGATGATGCCGCGCCTCGACGGGCTCGAGGTGTGCCGTCAGCTTCGCAGCACCGGCGATGACCTGCCGATACTGGTGCTGACGGCCCGTGACTCGGTGTCCGAGCGGGTCGCCGGACTCGACGCGGGCGCCGACGACTACCTGCCAAAGCCGTTCGCGCTCGAGGAGTTGCTGGCTCGCATGCGGGCGCTGCTGCGCCGCACCGGCCCCGAGGACGCGAGCGAGTCGGCCGCGATGACCTTCGCCGATCTGTCCCTCGACCCGGTCACCCGCGAGGTCACCCGCGGCGAGCGGTCCATCAGCCTCACCCGCACCGAGTTCGCTTTGCTGGAGATGCTGATCGCCAACCCGCGACGGGTGCTGACGCGCAGTCGCATTCTCGAAGAGGTGTGGGGCTTCGACTTCCCGACATCGGGCAACGCACTCGAGGTCTACGTCGGCTACCTGCGACGCAAGACCGAGGCGGAGGGGGAGCCGCGCCTCATCCACACCGTGCGCGGTGTGGGTTACGTGCTGCGCGAGACCCCACCCTGA
- a CDS encoding HAMP domain-containing sensor histidine kinase: MQPHPDAAWPGQPPPLQPAGSSVSLRWRVMLLAMSMVLMAVVLMGVAVYAVVSRALYDDIDTQLMGRAQLLMDSGALQIDPGKAIEGTAYSEMNAMLVIPGRAGYQTSNKVPIGAPEKDVIAGDLAMSRRTVSHQRVLALHFTNGSSLLLSKSLAPTGEVLKRTSNVLLVVGGIGVAIAAIAGGMVASAGLRPVGRLTQAAERVARTDDLRPIPVVGHDELARLTEAFNMMLRALAESRERQARLVTDAGHELRTPLTSLRTNVELLMASMKPGAPRIPEEEMADLKTDVMGQIEELSTLVGDLVDLTREDAGRVVHETVEMAEIIDRSLERVRRRRNDIEFDVSITPWQVYGDAGGLGRAVLNLLDNAAKWSPAGGRVGVRLSQIDPGHAALVVSDMGPGIPPHERDLVFERFYRSDAARAMPGSGLGLAIVAQVISKHGGTLTVTDTVPGGQPPGTSMHVVLPGRPSPPSDATRGDRSSR, translated from the coding sequence ATGCAGCCGCACCCGGATGCCGCGTGGCCGGGTCAGCCGCCACCGCTGCAACCGGCGGGCAGCTCGGTGTCCCTGCGATGGCGGGTGATGCTCCTGGCGATGTCGATGGTGCTGATGGCAGTGGTGCTGATGGGCGTGGCCGTCTACGCGGTGGTCTCGCGGGCGCTCTACGACGACATCGACACGCAGTTGATGGGGCGTGCGCAACTGCTGATGGACAGCGGGGCGTTGCAGATCGATCCTGGCAAGGCCATCGAGGGAACGGCCTACTCGGAGATGAACGCGATGCTGGTGATTCCCGGCCGTGCGGGGTACCAGACCTCGAACAAAGTCCCGATCGGAGCGCCCGAGAAAGACGTGATCGCCGGCGATCTCGCGATGTCGCGGCGCACCGTCAGTCATCAGCGGGTGCTTGCCCTGCATTTCACGAACGGGTCCTCGCTGCTGCTCTCGAAGAGCCTCGCCCCGACCGGGGAGGTGCTCAAGCGCACCAGCAACGTTCTTCTCGTGGTCGGTGGCATCGGGGTGGCGATCGCCGCGATTGCCGGCGGGATGGTGGCCAGCGCCGGACTGCGACCCGTCGGCCGGCTCACCCAGGCAGCCGAACGCGTGGCTCGCACCGACGATCTCCGGCCGATACCGGTGGTCGGGCACGACGAACTCGCCCGACTCACCGAGGCTTTCAACATGATGCTGCGTGCCCTGGCCGAATCTCGGGAGAGGCAGGCCAGATTGGTCACCGACGCAGGTCATGAACTGCGCACCCCGCTGACGTCGCTGCGCACCAACGTCGAACTGCTGATGGCTTCGATGAAGCCGGGCGCCCCGCGAATCCCGGAAGAGGAGATGGCCGACCTGAAGACCGATGTGATGGGGCAGATCGAGGAGTTGTCCACTCTGGTCGGCGATCTCGTCGATCTGACCCGCGAGGACGCCGGCCGGGTGGTGCACGAGACGGTGGAGATGGCCGAGATCATCGACCGCTCACTGGAGCGGGTTCGGCGGCGCCGCAACGACATCGAGTTCGACGTCTCGATCACGCCGTGGCAGGTCTACGGCGACGCCGGGGGGCTGGGCCGCGCGGTACTCAACCTGCTCGACAACGCGGCCAAGTGGAGTCCTGCAGGCGGCCGCGTCGGCGTGCGGCTTTCGCAGATCGACCCGGGACACGCCGCGCTCGTCGTCTCCGACATGGGTCCCGGAATCCCGCCGCACGAACGCGATCTGGTGTTCGAGCGGTTCTACCGGTCCGATGCGGCGCGGGCGATGCCGGGGTCCGGCCTGGGCCTGGCCATCGTCGCGCAGGTGATCTCCAAGCACGGCGGCACCCTGACCGTGACCGACACCGTGCCGGGCGGTCAGCCGCCGGGCACCTCGATGCACGTCGTGCTGCCCGGACGCCCATCGCCGCCCTCCGACGCGACACGCGGGGACCGATCCTCGCGGTGA
- a CDS encoding S1C family serine protease produces MTNHPRYSPAPQPGHQPGMQGQVPQGQVGPQRSGSYEQQSGWDWRYATEQQRQAYRSPYDPYPGAPMPGQYPQPGMPPAAPQPRKRSRAAGLAVGAVAIAIVSAGVGGGVATLVHPDHRVGISASGAAPSVPAASVPAGSVEQVAAKVVPSVVKLEVNEGRQSEEGSGVILSTDGLILTNNHVVAAAAGTPGGPAGPETKVTFSDGKTAAFDIVGTDPGSDIAVVRAKNVSGLTPIAIGSSASLRVGQDVVAIGSPLGLEGTVTTGIISALNRPVAAGGDAQNQNTVLDAIQTDAAINPGNSGGALVNMNGELVGINSAIATMGADAGAAQGGSIGLGFAIPVDQAKRIADELIQTGSASRASLGVQVGNNAGGDGAKIVEVTAGGAASAAGLPAGVVVTKLDDRVIDSADALVAAVRSKAPGDKVSLTFLDQAGKPQTVDVTLGKAAQ; encoded by the coding sequence ATGACCAACCACCCGAGGTACTCACCGGCTCCGCAGCCGGGTCACCAGCCCGGAATGCAGGGCCAGGTGCCGCAAGGACAGGTCGGCCCGCAGCGCTCCGGATCCTATGAGCAGCAGAGCGGCTGGGACTGGCGGTACGCGACCGAGCAGCAGCGGCAGGCCTACCGGTCGCCGTACGACCCCTACCCGGGCGCGCCCATGCCGGGCCAGTACCCGCAGCCCGGTATGCCGCCCGCCGCCCCGCAACCGCGAAAGCGTTCGCGCGCAGCCGGATTGGCGGTAGGCGCGGTGGCCATCGCCATCGTCTCCGCGGGCGTCGGTGGCGGCGTCGCGACACTGGTACACCCCGACCACCGGGTGGGCATCAGCGCGTCGGGCGCGGCGCCGAGCGTGCCCGCCGCCAGCGTGCCTGCGGGTTCGGTCGAGCAGGTCGCCGCGAAGGTGGTGCCCAGCGTCGTCAAGCTCGAGGTGAACGAGGGCCGGCAGTCCGAGGAGGGATCCGGGGTCATCCTGTCCACCGACGGGCTCATCCTGACCAACAACCACGTGGTCGCCGCCGCGGCCGGAACGCCCGGCGGTCCCGCCGGTCCGGAGACCAAGGTGACGTTCTCCGACGGCAAGACCGCGGCGTTCGACATCGTGGGCACCGATCCCGGCAGCGACATCGCGGTGGTGCGCGCCAAGAATGTCTCGGGGCTGACACCGATTGCGATCGGGTCGTCGGCGAGTCTGCGCGTCGGGCAGGACGTCGTCGCGATCGGATCGCCCCTCGGGCTGGAGGGCACCGTCACCACGGGCATCATCAGCGCGCTCAACCGTCCGGTCGCCGCAGGGGGCGACGCGCAGAACCAGAACACGGTGCTCGACGCCATTCAGACCGACGCCGCGATCAACCCCGGCAACTCCGGCGGGGCGCTGGTCAACATGAACGGCGAACTGGTCGGCATCAACTCGGCGATCGCCACGATGGGCGCCGACGCCGGCGCCGCGCAGGGCGGCTCGATCGGTCTGGGCTTCGCGATCCCGGTCGACCAGGCCAAGCGGATCGCCGACGAGCTGATCCAGACCGGCAGCGCGTCGCGCGCATCGCTGGGCGTGCAGGTCGGCAACAACGCCGGCGGCGACGGAGCCAAGATCGTCGAGGTCACCGCCGGCGGTGCGGCGTCGGCGGCGGGGCTGCCCGCCGGTGTCGTGGTGACGAAGCTCGACGACCGGGTCATCGACAGCGCCGACGCGCTCGTCGCCGCCGTCCGCTCCAAGGCACCGGGGGACAAGGTGTCGCTGACCTTCCTGGATCAGGCCGGTAAGCCGCAAACCGTCGACGTCACGCTCGGCAAGGCGGCCCAGTGA
- a CDS encoding MogA/MoaB family molybdenum cofactor biosynthesis protein translates to MLVAAPLSVPGYTVDPMEQPHTLLGRALVVVVDDRTAHGDEEDHSGPLVSELLGEAGFVVDGVIVVSSDEVEIRNALNTAVIGGVDLVVSVGGTGVTPRDVTPEATRDLLDRELLGIAEAVRASGLAAGTADAGLSRGLAGISGSTLVVNLAGSRAAVRDGMATLGPLAAHIIAQLSSLEI, encoded by the coding sequence CTGCTGGTGGCTGCGCCGTTGTCCGTGCCGGGTTATACGGTTGACCCCATGGAACAGCCGCACACGTTGCTCGGCCGGGCGCTCGTCGTCGTCGTCGACGACCGCACCGCCCACGGGGACGAAGAGGATCACAGCGGGCCGCTGGTCAGCGAGTTGCTCGGCGAGGCCGGCTTCGTCGTCGACGGCGTGATCGTGGTGTCCTCCGACGAGGTCGAGATCCGCAATGCGCTCAACACCGCGGTGATCGGCGGCGTCGACCTGGTGGTGTCGGTCGGCGGGACCGGGGTCACGCCGCGCGACGTCACCCCCGAGGCCACCCGCGACCTGCTCGACCGCGAGCTGCTGGGGATCGCCGAGGCGGTGCGTGCGTCCGGGCTCGCGGCCGGCACGGCCGACGCCGGTCTGTCCCGCGGACTCGCCGGTATCTCGGGCAGCACGCTGGTGGTGAACCTCGCGGGTTCGCGCGCCGCGGTGCGCGACGGCATGGCCACCCTCGGACCGCTCGCCGCGCACATCATCGCGCAGCTATCCAGTTTGGAGATCTAA
- a CDS encoding MspA family porin produces the protein MKAISRVLIAMVAAIAAMFVSTGTSHAGLDNELSLVDGQGRTLTIQQWDTFLNGVFPLDRNRLTREWFHSGKAMYNVAGEGADDFEGTLELGYQIGFPWSLGVGINFSYTTPNIAFDAQDFVSPEFGVDLFPGISTPPLFPGASISADLGNGPGIQEVATFTVDVAGPSGAVAVSNAHGTVTGAAGGVLLRPYARLISSSGDSVTTYGEPWNMN, from the coding sequence ATGAAGGCAATCAGTCGGGTGCTGATCGCGATGGTTGCGGCCATCGCGGCGATGTTCGTGAGCACTGGCACCTCTCACGCAGGGCTGGACAATGAGCTGAGCCTGGTCGACGGCCAGGGTCGGACGCTGACGATCCAGCAGTGGGACACGTTCCTCAACGGCGTGTTCCCGCTCGACCGCAACCGGCTGACCCGCGAGTGGTTCCACTCGGGCAAGGCCATGTACAACGTGGCCGGCGAGGGCGCCGACGACTTCGAGGGCACGCTGGAGCTGGGTTACCAGATCGGCTTCCCGTGGTCGCTGGGCGTGGGCATCAACTTCAGCTACACCACCCCCAACATCGCGTTCGACGCCCAGGACTTCGTCAGCCCCGAGTTCGGCGTCGATCTCTTCCCCGGCATCTCCACGCCGCCGTTGTTCCCGGGCGCGTCGATCTCGGCTGATCTGGGCAACGGCCCGGGCATCCAGGAGGTCGCCACCTTCACCGTGGACGTGGCCGGCCCGAGCGGTGCTGTCGCGGTGTCCAATGCGCACGGTACGGTGACCGGCGCGGCCGGTGGCGTGCTGCTACGCCCCTACGCGCGGCTGATCTCCTCGTCGGGTGACAGCGTCACCACGTATGGCGAGCCGTGGAACATGAACTGA
- a CDS encoding MspA family porin yields MKTITRVLIAMVAAVAAMFVSTGTSHAGLDNELSLVDGQGRTLTIQQWDTFLNGVFPLDRNRLTREWFHSGKAMYNVAGEGADDFEGTLELGYQIGFPWSLGVGINFSYTTPNIAFDGVDFVTPTSVDLIPAISTPPLFPGVSISADLGNGPGIQEVATFTVDVAGPSGAVAVSNAHGTVTGAAGGVLLRPYARLISSSGDSVTTYGEPWNMN; encoded by the coding sequence ATGAAGACAATCACTCGGGTGCTGATCGCGATGGTTGCGGCCGTCGCGGCGATGTTCGTGAGCACTGGCACCTCTCACGCAGGGCTGGACAATGAGCTGAGCCTGGTCGACGGCCAGGGTCGGACGCTGACGATCCAGCAGTGGGACACGTTCCTCAACGGCGTGTTCCCGCTCGACCGCAACCGGCTGACCCGCGAGTGGTTCCACTCGGGCAAGGCCATGTACAACGTGGCCGGCGAGGGCGCCGACGACTTCGAGGGCACGCTGGAGCTGGGTTACCAGATCGGCTTCCCGTGGTCGCTGGGCGTGGGCATCAACTTCAGCTACACCACCCCCAACATCGCGTTCGACGGAGTGGATTTTGTCACGCCTACCAGTGTCGACCTTATTCCCGCCATCTCCACGCCGCCGTTGTTCCCCGGAGTGTCGATCTCGGCTGATCTGGGCAACGGCCCGGGCATCCAGGAAGTCGCGACGTTCACCGTGGACGTGGCGGGTCCCAGCGGTGCTGTCGCGGTGTCCAATGCTCATGGCACGGTGACCGGTGCGGCCGGCGGTGTGCTGCTGCGTCCGTACGCGCGGTTGATCTCGTCGTCGGGTGACAGCGTCACCACCTACGGCGAACCGTGGAACATGAACTGA